The Carnobacterium divergens genome includes a window with the following:
- a CDS encoding NUDIX hydrolase: MQWYTLCFLKQGTKVLLLNRQKNPWMGRWTGVGGKIEVGEAPLNSAIREIKEETTIDVSELFYGGQLLWTVDHEITGGLHLFLTELPENEYFSTPIATREGILDFKEIDWILDSKNQGMPDNIPFVLKDLLLNRQENRYMCYFENNQFLKVEKQ, translated from the coding sequence ATGCAATGGTACACATTGTGTTTTTTAAAACAGGGCACTAAAGTCCTACTGCTTAATCGACAAAAAAATCCATGGATGGGGCGGTGGACTGGAGTTGGCGGGAAAATTGAAGTGGGAGAAGCGCCATTAAATTCTGCGATTCGAGAAATAAAAGAAGAAACAACAATTGACGTAAGTGAACTTTTTTATGGCGGCCAACTTCTTTGGACCGTTGATCACGAAATCACAGGTGGCTTGCATCTGTTTCTAACGGAGTTACCAGAAAACGAATATTTTTCAACACCAATCGCTACGAGAGAAGGGATTTTAGACTTTAAAGAAATTGACTGGATTCTTGATTCTAAAAATCAAGGAATGCCAGATAATATTCCATTTGTACTGAAAGATCTTTTACTCAACCGTCAAGAAAATCGCTACATGTGTTACTTTGAAAACAATCAATTTTTAAAAGTCGAAAAACAGTAA
- the hrcA gene encoding heat-inducible transcriptional repressor HrcA has translation MLTERQILILKSIIRLYTDFGNPVGSKTLMNEAGLDFSSATIRNEMGRLEELGYIEKTHSSSGRIPSIKGYRFYVDHLVHPDKVNSKDLATIKSSFNSPFHELDEIVAQSAEVLSNLTSYTAITLGPELKDSKLTGFRLVPLSNFQVMAILVTDKGHVENQIFNLPKNINSYELEKIVAIFNDELIGYPLVLVYQKLKTEIPQLIQKYVRTPSGILDVFDDIIMKAAKERVFVGGRMNILDFSNALDVEKFKSIYTLMEKDSGLASLITQNQEGIEVRIGQELENTLFQDFSLITATYSVVGHGTGTIALLGPTSMPYSRMIGLVDAFRNELSQKMMDYYQGMEK, from the coding sequence ATGTTAACAGAAAGACAGATCCTGATTCTCAAATCAATTATTCGATTGTATACAGATTTTGGAAATCCTGTTGGGTCTAAAACTTTGATGAATGAAGCAGGACTAGATTTTAGTTCAGCGACGATCCGTAATGAGATGGGGCGCTTAGAAGAGCTTGGTTACATTGAAAAAACACATTCTTCTTCTGGACGAATTCCGTCAATAAAGGGCTATCGTTTCTATGTGGATCATTTAGTACACCCAGACAAAGTCAATTCAAAAGATCTTGCAACCATCAAGTCATCTTTTAATTCACCTTTTCACGAATTAGATGAAATTGTTGCACAATCTGCTGAAGTTTTGTCAAACCTAACCAGTTACACGGCAATTACGTTAGGTCCTGAGTTGAAAGACAGTAAATTAACTGGTTTTCGCTTAGTTCCATTAAGTAATTTCCAAGTAATGGCCATCTTGGTAACAGATAAAGGGCACGTTGAAAATCAAATTTTTAATTTGCCAAAAAACATCAATAGTTACGAATTAGAAAAGATTGTTGCAATCTTTAATGATGAATTGATTGGATATCCTCTGGTTCTAGTTTATCAAAAACTAAAAACAGAAATTCCACAGCTGATTCAAAAGTATGTTCGTACGCCATCTGGAATTCTAGATGTATTTGATGACATCATCATGAAAGCCGCTAAAGAACGAGTCTTTGTTGGAGGTCGCATGAATATCTTAGATTTTTCAAATGCACTTGATGTCGAAAAATTTAAGTCGATCTATACACTGATGGAAAAAGATTCAGGTTTAGCCTCGCTGATTACCCAAAATCAAGAAGGAATCGAAGTCAGGATTGGGCAAGAGCTAGAGAATACCTTGTTTCAAGATTTTAGTTTAATTACAGCAACTTATAGTGTAGTGGGACATGGAACGGGAACGATTGCTCTGTTAGGACCAACGAGTATGCCGTATTCAAGAATGATTGGATTAGTCGATGCTTTTAGAAATGAGCTTTCACAGAAAATGATGGATTATTACCAAGGAATGGAAAAATAA
- the grpE gene encoding nucleotide exchange factor GrpE, whose translation MSNKKNESFQEEKLDEEIKASMDEIDEATSVEEPEKDEQETAPVDELTEAKAAFSDMEDRYLRIQAEMANMRKRNQKEREDAAKYRSQDIAKELLPVIDNLERAMAIEVSDEQGESLKKGLEMVMNTFRTALKSEGIEEINPVGESFDPNFHQAVQTVPTEDGQAADTVVNVLQKGYILKDRVLRPAMVIVSQ comes from the coding sequence GTGTCTAACAAGAAAAATGAAAGTTTCCAAGAAGAAAAATTAGATGAAGAAATCAAAGCAAGCATGGATGAAATAGATGAAGCAACTTCCGTTGAAGAACCAGAAAAGGACGAGCAAGAAACAGCTCCAGTGGATGAATTAACTGAAGCAAAAGCAGCCTTTAGTGACATGGAAGATCGCTATCTACGCATTCAAGCAGAAATGGCAAACATGCGCAAGCGTAACCAAAAAGAACGCGAAGACGCAGCGAAATACCGTTCACAAGACATTGCCAAAGAATTGTTACCAGTGATTGATAACTTGGAACGCGCGATGGCAATAGAAGTGAGTGATGAACAAGGCGAAAGCTTGAAAAAAGGTTTAGAAATGGTCATGAATACCTTTAGAACAGCCTTGAAAAGTGAAGGAATTGAAGAGATTAACCCAGTTGGTGAAAGCTTTGATCCAAATTTCCATCAAGCAGTACAGACAGTGCCGACAGAAGACGGTCAAGCAGCAGATACTGTCGTAAACGTTCTACAAAAAGGGTATATTTTGAAGGATCGCGTATTGCGTCCTGCCATGGTTATAGTGTCACAATAA